Sequence from the Sphingomonas suaedae genome:
GTGGTCGGGCTTGTGCCCCAGCGTGAAGGGCATTTTGAGACCCCAGCTCTCAAGGAACATGGTGACGTTGGCCAGACCCGATCCGACCAGGTCTCCGAACTTCTTGACCAGCGGCACCACGTTGCGGACGATGCTCAGCTCCTTGTAGAGCCAGCTCGCCTCGAACGCCTGCGGATAGGCGGTCAGCTCGTCGCTTGAGCGATCGGCTGCGACCGCGGCAAACGCCGCCTCGGCCGCCAGCATCCCGCTCTTCATCGCGCCATGGGTACCCTTGATCCGCGGCACGTTGAGGAATCCCGCGCTATCGCCGATCAGCGCACCGCCGGGGAAGACCAGCTTGGGAATCGCCTGCAACCCGCCATCGCTGATCGCCCGCGCGCCATAGCTGACCCGCTTGCCGCCCTTCAGGATCTCGGCGATCGCCGGGTGGGTCTTCCAGCGCTGCATCTCTTGGAACGGCGAGAGATAGGGATTCGAATAGTTGAGCCAGGTCACGAAGCCCAATGCCACCTGCCCGTTCGCCTGATGATACAGGAACCCGCCGCCATTCGAGCCTTCGGTCTCGCTCAGCGGCCAGCCCTGAGTGTGGATCACCCGGCCCGGCTCGTGCAGCTCGGGGTCGATGTCCCACAATTCCTTGACGCCCAGCCCGTAGATTTGCGGCTCGACGCCTTCGCATAGCCCGAATTGGCGCTGGATTTGCTTTGAGAGATGCCCGCGCACCCCCTCGCCGAAAAAGGTGTAGCGCGCATGGAGTTCGAGGCCCGGTTGATAATCGGGCTTGCGGGTCCCGTCGCGCGCTACGCCCATGTCGCCGGTCGCGACGCCCTTTACCGATCCGTCGTCATTGTAGAGAATCTCGGCTGCAGCAAATCCAGGGAAAATCTCGACCCCCAGCGCCTCGGCCTGTTCGGCGAGCCAGCGGCAAAGGCTGCCCAGGCTCCCGGTATAGGTTCCTTCATTGTGCATGAATTTGGGCGTGATGAAGTGCGGGATCGACCACTTGCCCTTCTTGGCGAGCAGCCAGTGCTGGTTGTCGGTCACCGGCACCTGCGCCAGCGGACAGCCCTGGTCGCGCCAGTCGGGCAGCAGTTCGTCCAGCGCCTTGGGATCGATCACCGCACCCGACAGGATGTGCGCCCCGACCTCTGAGCCCTTTTCGAGGATGCAGACGCCCAATTCGCGGCCCGCTTCATTCGCCAGCTGCTTCAGCCGGATCGCCGCCGCAAGGCCCGCCGGCCCCGCGCCCACGATCACGATGTCATAAGGCATCGACTCGCGTTCGCTCACTTCCTGTCTCCCATCGGAACAGCACCGTAACACGTCGTCGCACGCCCGGCGCATTCTGTCCCTGCCCCGATGAAGGTAGATTGACGGTGGCGTCAAGGCATGACTCTGTGGGCCCATGGGTATTGAGGGGGCAACCGACTGGCGGGCCGAAGCGGCGAGCGCACTGATATGGTGGCGCGACGCAGGGGTAGATGTGCTCGTCGAGGATGCGCCGCGCGACTGGACCGCCCGTCCCGCTGCGGCGGTCAAGGACGAGCCGATGCGCGGTCCCGTGCGGGCCGAGCCGGAACCCGAAGCCCCCCTCCCCGCCACGCTCGACGCCTTTCTCGACTGGCGCTTCGGTGCCGGGGCGCCCGAGGCGGTGCCGGGCGAACCACTGGTGCCCCCGGAAGGCGATCCGGCGTCGCCGCTGATGGTCGTCACCGATCTTCCCGAATTCGACGGTGGCAACCCCGCCCTGCTGGCTGGCGCAGCGGGCGCGTTGTTCGACCGCATCCTCGCCGCGATCGGCCAATCGCGCGACTCGATATACCTTGTGCCGCTCTGCGCCGTCCGGCCGATTACCGGACAGGTCCCGCGCGAACTGGAGGAAAGACTGGGCGAATTGCTGCGTCATCACGTCGGGCTGACAACGCCCGCCCGACTGCTTCTGCTCGGCCAATCGGCCAGCCGTGCGATTCTCGGGACCGGCCCCGCGCGCGGGCGTGACGGTTTAACGCCCTTTAACCATTCGGGCGGACAATCGCTTGCAGTCGCCACTTTCCATCCGCGCTTTCTGCTGAACAAGCCGGCGGCAAAGGCGGATGTTTGGAAGGATCTACAATTATTGATCGAAGGGCAGAGCCAGTGAGTGCGCGTATCCTGCTAGCCGCTTTTGCACTGATGATCCCGGCGGTGGGCCATGCCGCCGACGACCGGGCCACCAATTACGACCGTCGGGCATCGGGCGAAGGCGTCCCCGCCCAGCTCGA
This genomic interval carries:
- a CDS encoding electron transfer flavoprotein-ubiquinone oxidoreductase is translated as MSERESMPYDIVIVGAGPAGLAAAIRLKQLANEAGRELGVCILEKGSEVGAHILSGAVIDPKALDELLPDWRDQGCPLAQVPVTDNQHWLLAKKGKWSIPHFITPKFMHNEGTYTGSLGSLCRWLAEQAEALGVEIFPGFAAAEILYNDDGSVKGVATGDMGVARDGTRKPDYQPGLELHARYTFFGEGVRGHLSKQIQRQFGLCEGVEPQIYGLGVKELWDIDPELHEPGRVIHTQGWPLSETEGSNGGGFLYHQANGQVALGFVTWLNYSNPYLSPFQEMQRWKTHPAIAEILKGGKRVSYGARAISDGGLQAIPKLVFPGGALIGDSAGFLNVPRIKGTHGAMKSGMLAAEAAFAAVAADRSSDELTAYPQAFEASWLYKELSIVRNVVPLVKKFGDLVGSGLANVTMFLESWGLKMPFTLGHKPDHESLWRKDLVQPIAYPKPDGVLTFDRLSSVFLSNTNHEEDQPVHLTLKDPDIPVEYDLPMYDEPAQRYCPAGVYEIVGEEEGDPRFVINAQNCVHCKTCDIKDPTQNINWVVPEGGGGPNYPNM
- a CDS encoding uracil-DNA glycosylase family protein → MGIEGATDWRAEAASALIWWRDAGVDVLVEDAPRDWTARPAAAVKDEPMRGPVRAEPEPEAPLPATLDAFLDWRFGAGAPEAVPGEPLVPPEGDPASPLMVVTDLPEFDGGNPALLAGAAGALFDRILAAIGQSRDSIYLVPLCAVRPITGQVPRELEERLGELLRHHVGLTTPARLLLLGQSASRAILGTGPARGRDGLTPFNHSGGQSLAVATFHPRFLLNKPAAKADVWKDLQLLIEGQSQ